A genomic stretch from Planktothrix sp. FACHB-1365 includes:
- a CDS encoding FtsK/SpoIIIE domain-containing protein translates to MFQPRQLNYRIRLINQTLESAYKISGLYLFLGSLLLFIPPFVLPRNTTTFKVLQLALTGSGIVLSGVSLSHAIRISKLEPLVRAEEQQEEEDYQHQLAVTRYYQETQRERVMEAMLEQSYPTESLQSAASNAVTLPPINHPLATIGQALIEALLHYNLPCDWVEGHRGPTTQRLVLKPVVNAQVKVKVADLKNRERDLQIALGLSQPPLIQALTQGVAFDLNLSEQERQFCPLENYISYRVLSDEEPVRMAMGVDLYGQLVEIELANPNTCHVLGGGATGSGKSEAQKAMLASLILRYPPERVQVCLIDVKRVTFAKQEFDALPWLWHPVCRDTDTALNLLENLDAQQQERYERFESLGANDLEDYNRKVEPQLRLPRIVCFIDEIQYLTKEKEVKGQFEALVEGLGALARAAGIHLVLFTQYPKADVVSTKIKVNMGVRLGLRLQSAKAGAVILDVEEWGKLCTGLLGKGDLIFSDGGTMLRLQSLYVRSIQELLPSQLRGAVSPSLKLDNSKPLSSNSQAENRVSSSQAHFKSPANWIKRLKHILYPDSSDYTVYQFSDSIKIQEILPELEHLDSGLIPDDSGIFILHDADLLEIFEFQTRETLPTVIPKGVCVSLFRCAEEEIEAFLQQFEQQVWGNSTESLPSVRDGKLSQGLSELTRKDWAIYNYAVRICLKNQTPSMADRDFLSGRVASNLTDLYDSWQRLEANGLGLIDGKSFIPNLPSRPRD, encoded by the coding sequence ATGTTCCAACCTCGACAACTGAATTACCGCATTCGTTTAATTAATCAAACGCTGGAATCCGCTTATAAAATTAGTGGTTTGTATTTGTTTTTGGGGAGTTTACTATTATTTATTCCTCCATTTGTTTTACCGAGAAATACCACTACTTTTAAAGTGCTGCAATTAGCGTTAACGGGCAGTGGTATTGTTTTGTCTGGGGTAAGTTTATCCCATGCCATTCGGATTAGTAAATTAGAACCCTTGGTACGGGCTGAGGAGCAACAGGAAGAGGAGGATTATCAACATCAACTGGCGGTGACTCGCTATTACCAAGAAACTCAACGAGAACGGGTGATGGAAGCAATGCTTGAACAGTCTTATCCAACTGAATCTTTACAATCTGCCGCTTCTAACGCTGTTACCTTACCCCCAATTAATCATCCTTTAGCCACGATAGGACAAGCTTTAATTGAAGCGTTACTCCATTACAATTTGCCTTGTGATTGGGTGGAGGGACATCGAGGGCCAACTACTCAACGGTTGGTGCTCAAACCGGTGGTGAATGCTCAAGTGAAGGTGAAGGTGGCTGACCTGAAAAATCGAGAACGAGATCTTCAAATTGCGTTGGGTTTATCGCAACCGCCTTTAATTCAGGCTTTGACGCAAGGGGTGGCGTTTGATTTGAATTTGAGTGAACAAGAACGGCAGTTTTGCCCTCTGGAAAACTATATTTCTTATCGAGTTTTATCGGATGAAGAACCTGTGCGAATGGCGATGGGGGTTGATTTATATGGGCAATTGGTGGAAATTGAATTAGCCAACCCCAATACTTGTCATGTTTTGGGGGGAGGGGCAACGGGTTCGGGGAAGTCGGAAGCGCAGAAGGCGATGTTAGCGAGTTTGATTTTGCGTTATCCTCCTGAACGGGTTCAGGTGTGTTTAATTGATGTTAAACGAGTTACGTTTGCTAAACAGGAATTTGATGCTTTGCCTTGGTTATGGCATCCGGTTTGTCGGGATACGGATACTGCTTTGAATTTGTTGGAAAATTTAGATGCCCAGCAGCAAGAACGATATGAAAGGTTTGAGAGTCTGGGGGCGAATGATTTGGAGGATTATAACCGCAAGGTGGAGCCCCAGTTGCGGTTGCCGAGGATTGTTTGTTTTATTGATGAAATTCAGTATTTGACGAAGGAGAAGGAGGTTAAGGGGCAGTTTGAAGCTTTGGTGGAGGGGTTGGGTGCTTTAGCAAGGGCGGCGGGGATTCATTTGGTGTTGTTTACTCAGTACCCGAAGGCGGATGTGGTGAGTACGAAGATTAAGGTGAATATGGGGGTACGGTTGGGACTGAGATTGCAAAGTGCGAAGGCGGGCGCGGTGATTTTGGATGTGGAGGAATGGGGAAAGCTGTGTACGGGGTTATTAGGTAAGGGGGATTTGATTTTTTCGGATGGGGGAACAATGTTGCGTTTGCAAAGTTTGTATGTGCGCTCAATTCAGGAGTTATTACCGTCTCAATTGAGAGGTGCAGTTTCTCCTTCTTTAAAGCTTGACAATTCTAAACCCTTATCTTCAAATTCTCAAGCTGAAAATAGAGTTAGTTCTTCTCAAGCTCATTTTAAATCTCCTGCTAATTGGATTAAGAGGTTGAAGCACATATTGTATCCAGATTCGTCCGATTATACAGTTTATCAATTTTCCGATTCTATTAAAATTCAAGAGATTCTTCCAGAATTGGAACATTTAGATTCGGGTTTAATTCCTGATGATTCTGGAATTTTTATTTTACATGATGCTGATTTGTTGGAGATTTTTGAATTTCAGACTCGTGAAACCTTACCAACTGTGATTCCGAAAGGAGTTTGTGTTTCTCTATTTCGGTGTGCTGAGGAGGAAATTGAGGCATTTCTTCAACAGTTTGAGCAACAAGTTTGGGGAAACTCAACTGAAAGTTTGCCTTCTGTCAGAGATGGAAAGTTATCCCAAGGGTTGAGTGAGTTGACTCGTAAGGATTGGGCAATTTATAATTATGCAGTGAGGATTTGTTTGAAGAATCAAACTCCTTCAATGGCAGATCGGGATTTCTTATCGGGACGAGTGGCGAGTAATTTAACGGATTTGTATGACAGTTGGCAGCGATTGGAAGCGAATGGATTAGGGTTAATTGATGGCAAGAGTTTTATTCCTAATTTACCTTCAAGACCGAGGGATTGA
- a CDS encoding peroxiredoxin-like family protein encodes MDIYTLLSQTQRQRVSDGAVTSLLSGCESSPRQLVLIWPQLGDFDSLEYAWWLKREVELLQAKGIAIRAVGIGNRTSGQRFCDYTGFPPDCLFVDPTAELHQTLNLYPGLSLKLPGLSPGVNAYLNLILMCAGLGSPGTLAEVFRGYRGDKKAPQLIGDEEIVQAPPLPPLKGSFFKLAGGQGFQRPFELATLRLRNMGEVLSHWKSYVPDSAYLTQRGATFLFNQQGELLYEHRDRAILGFAANPSNPLSFLTDRE; translated from the coding sequence ATGGATATCTATACCCTCTTAAGTCAAACTCAACGGCAACGGGTCAGTGATGGAGCCGTAACCTCTCTATTAAGCGGTTGTGAATCCTCACCCAGACAACTCGTGCTAATCTGGCCCCAATTGGGAGATTTCGATAGCTTAGAATATGCTTGGTGGTTAAAAAGAGAAGTAGAACTACTGCAAGCAAAAGGAATTGCAATTCGAGCCGTAGGAATTGGCAACCGCACTTCAGGACAGCGATTCTGTGACTATACAGGATTTCCCCCAGATTGTTTATTTGTTGACCCCACCGCCGAACTCCATCAAACCCTAAATCTTTATCCAGGTCTATCCCTCAAACTCCCCGGTTTATCGCCGGGTGTCAACGCTTATCTCAACTTAATACTGATGTGTGCTGGACTGGGTAGCCCGGGTACTTTAGCGGAAGTATTCCGGGGCTATCGGGGTGATAAAAAAGCCCCTCAATTAATAGGGGATGAAGAAATTGTTCAAGCTCCTCCTTTACCCCCACTCAAAGGTTCATTCTTCAAACTAGCAGGAGGTCAAGGCTTTCAGCGCCCCTTTGAGTTAGCCACGTTACGACTGCGAAACATGGGAGAAGTGCTAAGTCACTGGAAAAGTTATGTTCCTGATTCAGCTTATCTAACCCAACGAGGGGCAACTTTCTTATTTAACCAGCAAGGAGAATTACTCTATGAGCATCGAGACCGCGCCATTCTGGGCTTCGCTGCTAATCCGAGTAATCCGTTATCTTTTCTCACAGATAGGGAATAG
- a CDS encoding DUF3768 domain-containing protein, with protein MSETLTKSEQIARLNDQLRAQNSQVGAIHFSRSVGLLPPQQQQQLLQLLKEFNSFSPDNDPYGERDCVTLELDGERYFFKIDYFEKSAWLQGEEIGADSPEDVNTTWRVGTLMESNEY; from the coding sequence ATGAGTGAAACCTTAACAAAATCTGAACAGATTGCTCGTCTTAATGATCAATTACGCGCTCAGAATTCACAAGTCGGGGCTATTCATTTCTCCCGTAGTGTTGGGCTTCTACCTCCCCAACAGCAACAACAGCTTCTCCAATTATTGAAGGAATTTAACTCGTTTTCACCGGATAATGACCCTTACGGAGAACGAGATTGTGTGACTTTAGAATTAGATGGCGAGCGCTACTTTTTCAAAATTGATTATTTTGAGAAATCTGCTTGGCTTCAAGGGGAAGAAATTGGCGCTGACTCTCCTGAAGATGTTAATACCACTTGGAGAGTTGGAACTTTAATGGAGAGCAACGAGTATTAA
- a CDS encoding RNA-guided endonuclease TnpB family protein gives MVVLEFKVRAALQQSKAIDEAIRTSQFIQNKCLRYWMDNKGVNKYDLNKYCRVLAHNFKFANELNSQARQSSAERAWSAIARFYDNCKRKVPGKKGFPRFKKNCRSVEYKQTGWQLNLETRKAITFTDKKGIGRLRLVGSYDLHFYQPEQIKRVRLVRRADGYYCQFLLSIDVKIQSEPTNKTIGLDVGLSAFYTDDQGNKVDNPKFFRKEEKKIKRLQRQLSRKQKGSNNRKKTRQRLSKAHLKISRQRKEFSKGVAYSVIHSNDVVAYEDLRIKNLVKNHCLAKSINDAAWYQFRVWLEYFGRKYGKITIAVPPQYTSENCSSCGKTVKKSLSTRTHVCSCGCQLDRDENAAKNILRIGLSTAGHTGTLVRLRSPSEVEVNALGELTSTLTGAILLGQVDSLNKESPVTSLGD, from the coding sequence ATGGTAGTTTTAGAATTTAAAGTTAGAGCCGCATTGCAACAAAGCAAGGCAATAGATGAAGCCATTCGTACATCCCAATTCATCCAAAACAAATGTTTAAGATATTGGATGGATAACAAAGGGGTTAATAAGTACGATTTGAACAAATATTGCCGTGTATTAGCTCATAACTTTAAATTCGCTAACGAGCTAAACTCTCAAGCTAGACAATCTAGTGCTGAGAGAGCATGGTCAGCTATCGCTCGATTCTACGATAATTGCAAGCGGAAAGTTCCAGGCAAAAAAGGTTTCCCCCGTTTCAAGAAAAATTGCCGTTCGGTTGAATACAAACAAACCGGATGGCAATTGAATTTAGAAACCCGTAAAGCCATTACCTTTACTGACAAGAAAGGGATTGGACGGTTACGGTTAGTGGGAAGCTACGATCTGCATTTCTACCAACCCGAACAAATTAAAAGAGTTCGATTAGTTAGACGTGCAGACGGCTACTATTGCCAATTTCTACTCTCAATTGACGTTAAGATTCAATCTGAACCAACTAATAAAACAATCGGTTTAGATGTAGGGTTATCTGCTTTTTACACCGATGATCAAGGTAATAAAGTAGATAACCCTAAATTTTTCAGAAAGGAAGAGAAGAAAATTAAGCGGTTACAGAGACAACTTTCTCGGAAACAGAAAGGGTCTAATAACCGCAAAAAAACTAGACAGCGATTATCTAAGGCTCATCTAAAAATCAGTCGGCAACGAAAAGAGTTTAGCAAGGGTGTTGCATACTCCGTCATCCACTCTAACGACGTGGTAGCCTACGAAGATTTAAGGATTAAGAACTTAGTTAAAAATCATTGTCTGGCTAAGTCAATTAATGATGCAGCTTGGTATCAGTTTCGAGTTTGGTTGGAATATTTTGGGAGAAAGTACGGCAAGATAACAATTGCTGTTCCTCCTCAATATACCTCTGAGAATTGTTCAAGCTGTGGAAAAACCGTAAAAAAATCCCTATCAACAAGAACCCACGTTTGTAGCTGTGGATGTCAGTTGGATAGGGATGAAAATGCTGCAAAAAACATTTTAAGAATTGGATTAAGTACGGCAGGACATACCGGAACTTTGGTTCGGCTCCGCTCACCGAGCGAAGTCGAGGTGAACGCTTTGGGAGAACTGACCTCTACTTTAACGGGAGCAATCCTGTTGGGGCAAGTCGATTCGTTGAACAAAGAATCTCCCGTCACATCGCTTGGCGATTGA
- a CDS encoding AAA family ATPase — MNKDWLFLANRGIKIVGLEYCTTDRVRILTHFYEWGQNLQFPVFFWNCGYRCFQQVNCQGEGGCRLENTDLQANSDPLLDLLENQTEGIFILEGILELSGSDRTDKQREFQLVNAYYHLSGDNHRQFWVLLENNINLPANLQPLIPVLKAPIADRIWVQQKVASFCHNTSSISGKKDTAIQESLVRACLGLAQGEIELILQQSLAFTNSFEDIADWVLNYKVNKLRGRGLELISEPDVAQTGGLELLDEFLSKVASLLNPETEKYGLKFPKGMILWGPPGTGKSLSAKLAAKKMGVPLLAADWGAIIGSPKPDLALRELLELAQALSPTILYWDDFDKGFAGWNSNTDGGVSRRLSGKLLTWMQEVQQPIYMVATVNRLGMLPPELIRRFDDIFFVDLPHEGAMYDIFNLHLQKYFPEFRNPSQSPWTDEEWRILLRDYRLCTPAEIGNAVKKCAEEIYYRNYQQGKQPEQLKITLEDLRQQRDQFTPALIRDEEQILAIRNQATYARPAAGVDVSKFAIPPQELFG, encoded by the coding sequence ATGAATAAAGATTGGCTCTTCTTGGCAAACCGAGGCATCAAGATAGTGGGATTAGAATACTGTACAACGGATCGAGTCAGGATTTTAACTCACTTCTATGAATGGGGTCAAAACCTCCAATTTCCTGTTTTCTTTTGGAATTGTGGCTACCGATGTTTTCAGCAAGTTAATTGTCAAGGTGAAGGCGGGTGTCGCTTAGAGAACACTGATTTACAAGCTAACTCTGACCCCCTTTTAGATTTATTAGAAAATCAAACCGAAGGAATTTTTATTCTGGAGGGAATTTTAGAGTTATCAGGATCAGATAGGACAGATAAACAGCGTGAATTTCAACTGGTTAATGCTTACTATCACTTATCGGGAGATAATCATCGTCAATTCTGGGTTTTATTGGAAAATAATATCAATTTACCTGCAAATTTACAACCTTTAATTCCGGTGTTGAAGGCTCCTATTGCGGATCGCATTTGGGTACAACAGAAGGTGGCTTCATTTTGTCATAACACTTCCTCGATATCGGGAAAAAAAGATACTGCTATTCAAGAAAGTTTAGTGCGAGCTTGTCTGGGATTGGCACAAGGAGAAATTGAGTTAATTTTACAACAAAGTTTAGCATTTACTAACAGTTTTGAAGACATAGCTGATTGGGTACTCAACTACAAAGTTAACAAATTGCGAGGGAGAGGATTAGAGTTAATTTCTGAACCGGATGTTGCCCAAACCGGAGGGTTAGAATTGCTAGACGAGTTCCTCTCAAAAGTTGCTTCTTTACTCAATCCAGAAACCGAGAAATATGGGCTTAAATTTCCCAAAGGGATGATTCTTTGGGGGCCACCTGGCACTGGGAAAAGTTTGAGTGCCAAGTTAGCTGCCAAGAAGATGGGGGTGCCTTTATTAGCGGCTGATTGGGGTGCAATTATCGGTTCCCCAAAGCCAGATTTGGCACTGCGGGAGTTGTTAGAATTAGCTCAAGCTTTAAGCCCAACAATTTTGTACTGGGATGATTTTGATAAAGGGTTTGCCGGTTGGAATTCTAATACGGATGGTGGAGTTTCAAGGCGTTTGTCGGGGAAACTATTAACTTGGATGCAGGAAGTACAACAGCCGATTTACATGGTAGCAACGGTTAATCGATTGGGGATGTTACCCCCGGAATTAATTCGTCGCTTTGATGATATTTTCTTCGTTGATTTACCCCATGAAGGGGCAATGTACGACATTTTTAACCTGCATTTGCAAAAGTATTTCCCAGAGTTTCGCAATCCTTCTCAATCTCCTTGGACAGACGAGGAGTGGCGAATTTTGTTACGGGATTATCGGCTTTGCACCCCGGCAGAAATTGGCAATGCGGTTAAAAAATGTGCCGAGGAAATTTACTATCGCAACTATCAGCAAGGCAAGCAACCGGAACAATTAAAGATCACGTTAGAAGATTTACGACAGCAACGTGACCAATTTACGCCAGCTTTAATTCGAGATGAAGAACAGATTTTAGCAATTCGTAATCAAGCAACTTATGCTCGTCCGGCGGCGGGTGTAGATGTTTCAAAATTTGCAATTCCTCCTCAAGAATTATTTGGCTAG